One genomic segment of Mycoplasmopsis agalactiae PG2 includes these proteins:
- the rpsI gene encoding 30S ribosomal protein S9, with product MANAKSSIVEYRGLGRRKSSTARVILRPGSGKFTINNREAKNYLLSDLHIQDAEQPLVLTETKGQFDILVNVRGGGLKGQAGAIRLGIARALLLASDTYRAKLKPAGMLTRDARSVERKKPGLNKARRARQFSKR from the coding sequence ATGGCAAATGCTAAATCATCAATAGTTGAATATAGAGGCTTAGGTCGTCGTAAGTCATCAACTGCTAGAGTTATTCTTAGACCTGGTTCAGGTAAATTCACAATTAATAATCGTGAAGCAAAAAATTACTTACTTTCTGACTTGCACATTCAAGATGCTGAACAACCTTTAGTATTAACTGAAACAAAAGGTCAATTCGATATCTTAGTTAATGTTCGTGGTGGTGGACTTAAGGGACAAGCTGGAGCTATAAGATTAGGTATTGCTAGAGCTTTATTATTAGCAAGCGATACATATAGGGCAAAACTTAAACCGGCTGGTATGCTAACTCGTGATGCACGTAGTGTAGAACGTAAAAAACCTGGTCTTAACAAAGCACGTCGTGCTCGTCAATTCTCAAAACGTTAA
- a CDS encoding aromatic motif membrane protein yields the protein MKNKKYFSYIIPSSFPLIALSSVSCTNKQSNSETNLIKNDNHNKSWDAFLNYDYVQAILNKAYGNNKELKDKYVEEQRNINLDYLKDIKSYLGYKNNIVSSYGSNDSYGKGDAYPIEVLDSKLDEAYKKNWLWFLYNLDRFVFVLYDVSDQFKAVHEKANIDAQKSSVELGAFHKPKTNDVAKYIIGKKNQETNEENVYLLLKDGNILRVDLTKDKKDMTKPANVSVYTYTYFYPGVLNNDTEIKNFDLNKYVKAELIHYNDNHSPFKTLFNEEYGGDPLRATLIDVDLKNNKN from the coding sequence ATGAAAAATAAAAAATATTTTAGTTACATAATACCTTCTTCTTTTCCACTAATTGCACTTTCATCAGTTTCATGTACTAATAAACAAAGTAATAGTGAAACAAATTTAATAAAAAATGATAACCATAACAAAAGCTGAGATGCTTTCTTAAATTATGACTATGTCCAAGCTATTTTAAATAAAGCATATGGAAATAACAAAGAATTAAAAGATAAGTATGTTGAAGAACAAAGAAATATCAATCTAGATTACTTAAAAGACATAAAGTCATATTTAGGCTACAAAAACAACATTGTAAGTAGCTATGGATCGAATGATTCATATGGCAAGGGTGATGCTTATCCTATTGAAGTGTTAGATTCAAAGCTTGATGAAGCTTATAAGAAAAATTGATTATGATTCTTATATAACTTAGATAGATTTGTTTTTGTTCTTTATGATGTATCTGACCAATTTAAAGCAGTGCATGAAAAGGCTAATATTGATGCACAAAAAAGTAGTGTTGAACTTGGTGCATTTCATAAACCAAAAACAAATGACGTTGCTAAATATATAATTGGCAAGAAAAATCAAGAAACCAATGAAGAAAATGTCTACTTATTATTAAAAGATGGCAATATCTTGCGTGTTGATTTAACAAAAGATAAAAAAGACATGACTAAGCCTGCTAATGTCTCAGTATACACTTACACATACTTTTATCCTGGAGTCTTAAATAATGACACTGAAATTAAAAATTTCGATCTTAATAAGTATGTAAAAGCTGAATTAATTCATTATAATGATAATCATTCGCCATTTAAAACACTTTTTAATGAAGAATATGGCGGAGACCCTCTAAGAGCTACATTGATTGATGTAGATTTAAAAAATAATAAAAATTAA
- a CDS encoding UTP--glucose-1-phosphate uridylyltransferase has product MSKKVRKLIIPAAGWGTRFLPLTKVIHKELLPILDTPLISLLVDEALASGIEEIILIISERKKDIAKYFEINSNLENELTSKNKLSLLKKVQATNKNGLIKIVIQVSQNGLGHALACAKDEIKDEPFAIILGDDLIKSKTPAIKQLIEFYYKTGSNILGVQSVCDSDVSKYGIVSPLNESEKDNKFFKIKGAVEKPKLSEAPSHKAILGRYVFNSEILDILSKIEYDGINEIQVVDAFEKLQKDYKQDIYAFEFEGTRYDLGSVKGFIQANIDYALDDAELKEDVAEYISKKAEK; this is encoded by the coding sequence ATGAGCAAAAAAGTTAGAAAACTAATTATTCCTGCAGCAGGCTGAGGCACTAGATTTTTGCCATTAACAAAGGTTATTCATAAGGAACTTTTGCCTATTCTAGATACTCCATTAATTAGTCTTCTTGTTGATGAAGCTCTTGCATCTGGGATTGAAGAAATAATTTTGATAATCAGCGAAAGAAAAAAAGATATAGCTAAGTACTTTGAAATTAACAGTAATTTAGAAAATGAGTTAACTTCAAAAAACAAGTTATCTTTATTAAAAAAAGTGCAAGCTACTAATAAAAATGGCTTAATTAAAATTGTTATTCAAGTGTCACAAAATGGACTAGGTCATGCTTTAGCGTGTGCTAAAGATGAAATTAAAGATGAGCCTTTTGCAATTATATTAGGCGATGATTTAATAAAATCAAAAACTCCTGCAATTAAGCAATTGATTGAATTTTACTATAAAACAGGCTCAAACATCCTAGGTGTGCAGTCTGTATGTGATAGTGATGTATCAAAATATGGCATTGTTTCGCCTTTAAATGAATCTGAAAAAGATAATAAGTTTTTTAAAATTAAAGGTGCTGTAGAAAAACCAAAATTAAGTGAAGCGCCGAGTCATAAAGCAATTTTAGGCAGATATGTTTTTAATAGCGAAATATTAGATATATTAAGCAAAATTGAATATGATGGCATTAATGAAATACAAGTAGTTGATGCTTTTGAAAAGCTACAAAAAGATTATAAACAGGATATTTATGCCTTTGAATTTGAGGGCACTAGATATGATTTAGGTTCAGTTAAAGGCTTTATCCAAGCAAATATTGATTATGCTTTGGATGATGCTGAGCTTAAAGAAGATGTTGCTGAGTATATTTCTAAAAAAGCAGAAAAATAA
- the rplM gene encoding 50S ribosomal protein L13 gives MRQTTIVNREKANKKWFVVDAENQVVGRLAAFVASVLRGKTKPTFTPNADMGDYVIIINAEKAIFTAKKEEDKVYYHHSGYPGGLKSITAAKLRAKKPTAIVEKAIYGMLPHTKLGNKQRRNLFVVAGSEHKYAAQKPERLEVR, from the coding sequence ATGAGACAAACTACAATTGTTAATCGTGAAAAAGCTAATAAGAAGTGATTTGTTGTTGATGCTGAAAACCAAGTAGTTGGTCGTTTAGCTGCTTTTGTGGCTTCTGTTCTTAGAGGCAAAACAAAACCTACATTCACTCCTAATGCTGATATGGGCGATTATGTAATCATTATAAATGCTGAAAAAGCTATTTTTACAGCTAAAAAAGAAGAAGATAAGGTTTACTACCACCACTCAGGTTACCCAGGTGGACTAAAAAGCATTACTGCTGCTAAATTAAGAGCTAAAAAACCTACCGCAATCGTTGAAAAAGCAATCTACGGTATGCTTCCACACACCAAATTAGGAAACAAACAAAGAAGAAATCTTTTTGTTGTAGCTGGCTCTGAACACAAATATGCTGCACAAAAGCCAGAAAGACTAGAGGTAAGATAA
- a CDS encoding ABC transporter ATP-binding protein, with amino-acid sequence MDKVLEVIDLTKVFSKTKRGIKNVNITVNSGDFHAFIGENGAGKTTTIKSIIGAYPNYSGQILIYGKNIKDASVKSIIGYVPENAIFPKELSVYQYLYNFSILSNIPKKQADLKIKKFLKLFNIEDLENDKPYNFSSGQKKKVLLIQALLHDPKLLILDEPAANLDPTARYELFSLLKNLNENDGIAILISSHVLSEIDKYVNSVTLIHNGNIIYSGAKKGHLETLFYEKVINA; translated from the coding sequence ATGGATAAAGTTTTAGAAGTAATTGATTTGACTAAAGTCTTTAGCAAAACTAAAAGAGGCATTAAAAACGTTAATATAACTGTAAACTCTGGCGACTTTCATGCATTTATTGGCGAAAATGGCGCTGGTAAAACAACCACAATTAAATCAATAATCGGAGCATATCCAAATTATTCAGGCCAAATATTAATTTATGGCAAAAACATAAAAGATGCTAGCGTTAAGTCGATTATTGGCTATGTGCCTGAAAATGCAATTTTTCCAAAAGAATTAAGTGTTTATCAATATTTATATAACTTTTCTATTTTGTCGAATATACCTAAAAAACAGGCAGATTTAAAAATTAAGAAGTTTTTAAAATTATTTAACATTGAAGATCTTGAAAACGATAAACCTTACAACTTTTCATCAGGTCAAAAGAAAAAAGTATTACTTATTCAAGCATTATTGCATGATCCTAAATTATTAATTTTGGATGAACCGGCTGCTAACTTAGATCCTACTGCTAGATATGAACTTTTTTCATTATTAAAAAACTTAAATGAAAATGATGGCATAGCAATTTTAATTAGCTCGCACGTTTTATCTGAAATTGATAAATATGTCAATTCAGTAACTCTTATACACAATGGGAACATAATCTATTCTGGGGCTAAAAAAGGCCATTTGGAGACATTGTTTTATGAAAAAGTTATTAACGCTTAG
- a CDS encoding aromatic motif membrane protein, producing the protein MKSRKFVLISPLVIMPVTVSTVSCIKTSNLSTSSNLLQHIPKEYDIIPQVLSNKEVVTENIIKSLLSLTFEDDIVKKNEYVKSQEDEKKLFSEIKELSKKVPYFVRKGKNQKPGHGHLEIVKNHKEELNNFYSKNWLFMLKNIDKFAVRPFEVWTLEKTGNAEHSPEFLNKSKDQNPGIDSFSFVNKNLDSLIQGGESAHTPGKKVIYIKKDKLIIRVVISKDAQYPFKIDKFIHFSLYSRDNKISMKFISDIIHSAIYHKDPKGYESFEEDLVKKNYNYPFLSTLTLKEGGNDEK; encoded by the coding sequence ATGAAAAGTAGAAAATTTGTATTAATATCTCCACTAGTAATTATGCCTGTTACAGTCTCTACAGTTTCATGTATAAAAACATCTAATTTATCTACTTCATCAAATCTTTTACAACATATTCCAAAAGAATATGACATCATCCCACAAGTGCTTAGCAACAAAGAAGTAGTTACTGAAAATATAATAAAAAGCCTTCTATCATTAACTTTCGAAGATGACATTGTTAAGAAAAATGAATATGTCAAGTCTCAAGAAGATGAGAAAAAGCTATTTAGTGAAATTAAAGAATTAAGCAAGAAAGTTCCTTATTTTGTTAGAAAAGGAAAAAATCAAAAGCCTGGCCATGGTCATTTAGAAATTGTGAAAAACCACAAAGAAGAATTAAATAATTTTTACTCTAAAAATTGATTGTTTATGCTTAAAAATATTGACAAATTTGCAGTTAGACCTTTTGAAGTTTGAACTTTAGAAAAAACTGGCAATGCTGAGCATTCTCCAGAATTTCTAAATAAAAGCAAAGATCAAAACCCTGGCATAGATAGTTTTTCATTTGTTAACAAAAATCTTGATTCTTTAATTCAAGGTGGTGAGTCAGCTCATACTCCTGGTAAAAAAGTTATATACATTAAAAAAGACAAACTTATTATTAGGGTTGTTATATCAAAAGATGCCCAATACCCTTTTAAAATAGACAAATTCATCCATTTTAGCTTGTATTCTAGAGACAACAAAATATCTATGAAATTTATTTCAGACATAATCCACTCAGCAATATATCATAAAGACCCAAAGGGCTATGAAAGCTTTGAAGAAGATTTAGTGAAGAAAAATTATAATTATCCTTTCTTATCAACCTTGACATTAAAAGAAGGGGGAAATGATGAAAAATAA
- a CDS encoding cation-translocating P-type ATPase produces MKWEEAQKYNGLSDEQVALSSQKHGENILKKSKKINPIVAYFKQFIDPMVILLIIAAVISVSLAIYEHLKGSRTSTQTIIGYVEPAIIMLVILLNSAIGAYQEVKSDQAVRALESKTISNSTVIRNNEVISIPANELVVGDLVLLSAGDTINADGRLVNSSNFYAIESSLTGESEAVLKCANWDATDDKTLAENKHLVYSGTFVSNGKASYIVENVGVKTQIGQINTSLQNQKKNLTPLQTKLNKLSKWFGYSGIILLFVSMLLQIIFNNVSSGVWNKPDVYTNSLITGISLAVAAIPEGLIAFTTVILSIGVSKISKEKGLVKNLLAVETLGSANIICTDKTGTLTENKMTVVDLYLHKKGFLDNLETSGIDFNELLNSLCFCNDAYLNIDNEEIKEIGDPTETGLLLYALKHSVTKQELLKNNNIISTLPFDSDRKMMSVLVKDKDKNKIMITKGAPDVVISKCNNINKDEIMQINNDWAAKSYRVLAFAKKNISDDSINFEDEDNLTFIGLVAMIDPPRANVAKSVLEAQNAGIKVVMITGDNLITAKSIATTLGIYDPNGDDICLDGSELKDWDDDKLRNNVQKIAVYSRVNPSDKLRIVKAWQSYDKVVAMTGDGVNDAPALKASDIGCAMGITGTDVAKQSADFILTDDNFNTIVRSVKNGRQIYDKVKTVIMNLLISSVTEVIVMLIGLIAFYYAFKQYFSDNEFYVFSASQLLWINLLTHGLPAIALGLIDSEINVMNRPPFSKNESIFARGMGINLLWQSLVISLMSLLSYTAGALYTIHFHSNLINNGLNLLTIASTCAFVTMGVATSINAINLINDNSIFKTSVKKYWHVYAAISFSSLSVILVAFVPELAKVFRMYEHLLTFDNGILLAWSLPLAFVNTICFELKKLIMKTKHRPKFAFA; encoded by the coding sequence ATGAAATGAGAAGAAGCACAAAAATATAATGGACTTAGTGATGAACAAGTCGCCTTGAGTTCACAAAAACATGGTGAAAATATTTTGAAAAAAAGCAAGAAAATTAACCCAATAGTGGCTTATTTTAAACAATTTATTGACCCAATGGTTATTTTGCTAATAATAGCAGCAGTAATAAGCGTTAGCCTAGCAATTTATGAACACTTAAAAGGAAGTAGAACTAGCACACAAACAATAATTGGCTATGTTGAACCTGCCATAATTATGCTTGTAATACTATTAAACAGTGCTATTGGTGCATATCAAGAAGTCAAAAGCGACCAGGCTGTGAGGGCATTAGAAAGCAAAACTATATCAAATTCGACTGTCATAAGAAACAATGAAGTGATAAGCATTCCAGCTAATGAATTGGTTGTTGGTGATTTAGTGCTTTTGTCTGCTGGTGATACTATAAATGCTGATGGAAGACTAGTTAATTCATCTAATTTCTATGCAATTGAAAGCAGTTTGACTGGTGAAAGTGAAGCTGTATTAAAATGTGCAAATTGAGATGCTACTGATGATAAAACTTTAGCAGAAAATAAACATTTAGTTTACTCTGGAACATTTGTTTCAAATGGTAAGGCCTCTTATATTGTTGAAAATGTGGGAGTTAAGACTCAAATAGGTCAAATAAATACGAGTTTACAAAATCAAAAGAAAAATTTGACACCTTTGCAAACAAAATTAAATAAATTAAGCAAATGATTTGGTTATTCAGGCATTATTTTACTTTTCGTAAGTATGCTGTTGCAAATAATTTTTAATAATGTTTCTAGCGGAGTATGAAATAAGCCTGATGTTTATACTAATTCATTAATTACTGGTATCTCTTTAGCTGTTGCTGCAATACCGGAAGGATTGATTGCTTTTACAACAGTGATTTTATCAATTGGCGTTTCAAAAATAAGCAAGGAAAAGGGCTTAGTTAAAAATCTTTTAGCAGTCGAAACATTAGGTTCAGCAAACATAATTTGCACTGACAAAACAGGCACTTTAACTGAAAATAAAATGACTGTTGTTGACCTATACCTCCATAAAAAAGGCTTTTTGGACAACTTAGAAACAAGCGGCATTGATTTTAATGAGCTACTAAACTCACTTTGCTTTTGCAATGATGCATACTTAAATATTGATAATGAAGAAATAAAAGAAATTGGCGATCCAACTGAAACCGGACTTCTTCTTTATGCACTAAAACATAGTGTCACAAAGCAAGAATTGCTTAAAAATAATAATATCATTAGTACTCTACCTTTTGATAGTGATAGAAAAATGATGTCTGTTTTAGTCAAAGACAAAGATAAAAATAAAATTATGATAACTAAGGGTGCGCCAGATGTTGTTATTAGTAAATGCAATAATATAAATAAAGATGAAATTATGCAAATTAATAACGACTGGGCTGCTAAGTCATACAGAGTTTTAGCTTTTGCTAAAAAGAATATTAGTGATGATTCTATTAACTTTGAGGATGAAGATAACTTAACATTTATTGGGCTAGTTGCAATGATTGATCCACCACGTGCTAATGTAGCAAAAAGCGTTCTAGAAGCGCAAAATGCAGGAATAAAAGTTGTAATGATTACAGGTGATAACTTAATAACTGCCAAGTCAATTGCAACAACTTTAGGTATATACGACCCTAATGGCGATGATATATGTCTTGATGGCTCAGAATTAAAAGACTGAGATGATGATAAATTAAGAAATAATGTGCAAAAAATTGCTGTTTATTCAAGAGTAAATCCTAGTGATAAACTAAGAATAGTCAAAGCATGACAATCATATGACAAAGTAGTTGCTATGACTGGTGATGGAGTTAATGATGCTCCAGCACTTAAAGCCAGTGATATTGGCTGCGCAATGGGTATAACTGGCACTGATGTAGCAAAACAGTCAGCTGATTTTATTCTAACTGATGATAACTTTAACACTATTGTTAGATCAGTTAAAAACGGTAGACAAATTTATGACAAAGTCAAAACCGTGATTATGAACCTATTAATTTCATCAGTTACTGAAGTAATTGTAATGCTTATTGGACTAATAGCATTCTACTATGCCTTTAAACAATACTTTTCAGATAATGAATTTTATGTTTTTAGCGCATCACAACTACTTTGAATTAATCTTCTAACTCATGGCCTTCCTGCTATTGCCCTTGGTTTAATTGATTCAGAAATTAATGTAATGAATAGGCCACCATTTAGTAAAAATGAAAGCATTTTTGCTCGTGGCATGGGTATTAATTTATTATGACAGTCCCTAGTTATAAGTTTAATGTCACTTTTATCATATACTGCTGGCGCTTTGTATACTATCCATTTTCACAGTAATCTCATTAATAATGGTCTTAACTTATTAACTATTGCTTCAACTTGTGCATTTGTAACAATGGGTGTGGCAACTTCAATTAATGCTATAAATTTAATTAATGACAACAGCATTTTTAAAACAAGTGTGAAAAAGTACTGACATGTTTATGCGGCAATATCATTTAGCTCATTATCAGTTATTTTAGTAGCCTTTGTTCCTGAATTAGCTAAAGTATTTAGAATGTATGAACACCTTTTAACTTTTGATAATGGTATTCTCTTAGCTTGATCACTACCTTTAGCTTTTGTTAATACCATCTGTTTTGAGCTTAAAAAACTGATTATGAAAACTAAACATAGGCCAAAATTTGCCTTTGCATAA
- a CDS encoding cupin domain-containing protein, whose translation MDTNVKLINNIFSNNLIKPILGCEKFYDIAQLGNCKIELIYSNSASTDWLINAQTDELAILIQGSASLLDDSHKKINMQAGDCLFIKKNSKHKILSTSGDAIWISIHSKEQNEQKS comes from the coding sequence ATGGATACTAATGTAAAATTAATCAATAATATATTTTCTAACAATTTAATTAAACCAATTTTGGGCTGTGAAAAATTTTATGATATTGCTCAGTTAGGCAACTGTAAGATTGAATTAATTTATTCAAATTCAGCTTCAACTGACTGACTAATTAATGCACAAACTGACGAATTGGCAATTCTAATCCAAGGTTCTGCTTCATTGCTTGATGATAGTCATAAAAAAATAAATATGCAAGCTGGCGATTGTCTTTTTATTAAAAAGAACAGCAAGCATAAAATTCTTTCAACTTCAGGTGATGCTATTTGAATTTCAATACATTCTAAGGAGCAAAATGAGCAAAAAAGTTAG
- a CDS encoding ABC transporter permease, producing MSTSAFKYSRFAFNIVFRKISTFILPILILVFSLIIGLVYKFAVGENYHLLSAYIFIFISASATVIFSSIKALNIFKDFDSEGLEIITLSKPISRNNLILGKLLALIYFGLLWSLIMFVAALFGLYAVYEIKQFFLASLLFFFVSLMTYLLFGLFTALICYKLSQKIAMTIPIALFIPLALGGSLISANSASNINNAAHFINRPYQYHASGNEANIEPFYLNNKKDELLLISNGADNKGFSEEQVKYLQEVMKLSNKSSAEWQAYSWLSVPYQLIDIFNFKNKNVFESASVKKFSNLDNYVYYNELDDVTYNYKLDTNVNLKKYITSDKNNTPKYIVPGVLKSNNSLKDAYGSNIEVVNHDILYARVGSDDPNIEFFEDDANFSDEGSNLVGRIKWKYIYEALRDERFNLIAKNFVEKFKAKIVQNDNLVEINKLLMTEISKYINNDDIDNASGINKYNNANVTIFDENALKQNKIKSIFEKRIYFTVALLNYIYFNYPETKIYEAMLKNPDTKESFGDFQYTINILGQDYKIGGFKIFVKTVVPVGKKGANGGIENAKIKIRYELDPSENNYLFQSADKVFAINRSSQIVNKNAYIPIWIILNGVLFASVFALYRKKEYK from the coding sequence ATGAGCACATCTGCTTTTAAATACTCCAGGTTTGCTTTTAACATTGTCTTTAGAAAAATTAGTACATTCATTTTGCCTATACTAATTTTGGTATTTTCACTAATTATTGGATTAGTTTATAAATTTGCAGTAGGCGAAAACTACCATTTACTTTCAGCCTATATATTTATTTTCATAAGTGCATCAGCAACAGTTATTTTTTCATCTATTAAAGCTTTAAATATCTTCAAAGACTTTGATAGTGAAGGACTAGAAATAATCACTTTATCTAAGCCTATTTCTAGAAATAATTTAATTTTAGGCAAACTGCTAGCATTAATTTATTTTGGTCTTCTATGATCATTAATAATGTTTGTTGCTGCACTATTTGGTCTTTATGCAGTTTATGAAATTAAACAATTCTTTTTAGCTTCATTATTATTTTTCTTTGTTAGCTTAATGACATATTTACTTTTTGGTCTATTTACAGCCTTAATTTGCTATAAATTAAGCCAAAAAATTGCAATGACTATTCCTATTGCGCTCTTTATTCCTTTAGCATTAGGCGGTTCATTAATTTCAGCTAACTCTGCTTCAAATATTAATAATGCAGCGCACTTTATTAATAGACCATATCAATATCACGCTTCTGGCAATGAGGCAAATATAGAACCTTTTTATTTAAATAATAAAAAAGATGAACTTTTGCTTATTTCAAACGGAGCTGATAATAAAGGCTTTTCAGAAGAGCAAGTTAAATATTTGCAGGAAGTTATGAAACTTTCTAATAAATCTAGCGCTGAATGACAAGCATATTCATGACTTTCAGTACCATATCAATTAATTGATATCTTCAACTTCAAAAACAAAAACGTTTTTGAATCAGCATCAGTCAAAAAGTTTTCTAACTTAGATAATTATGTGTATTACAATGAGCTTGATGATGTCACATATAACTATAAATTAGACACAAATGTCAATTTAAAGAAATATATTACTTCTGATAAAAATAATACGCCTAAATACATTGTCCCTGGTGTGCTAAAGTCTAATAATAGTTTAAAAGATGCATATGGAAGCAATATTGAAGTTGTTAACCATGACATTCTTTATGCTCGTGTCGGTTCTGATGATCCAAATATTGAATTTTTTGAAGATGATGCTAATTTCAGTGATGAGGGAAGCAATTTAGTTGGCAGAATTAAGTGAAAATATATTTATGAAGCTCTTAGAGATGAAAGATTTAATCTAATAGCTAAAAACTTTGTTGAAAAATTCAAAGCAAAAATTGTTCAAAATGACAATTTAGTTGAAATAAATAAGTTATTAATGACTGAAATTAGCAAATACATCAATAATGATGATATTGATAATGCCAGTGGAATTAATAAATACAATAATGCCAATGTAACAATTTTTGATGAAAATGCATTGAAACAAAATAAAATAAAATCTATTTTTGAAAAAAGAATTTACTTCACAGTAGCTCTTTTAAACTACATATATTTTAATTATCCAGAAACCAAAATATATGAAGCAATGCTAAAAAACCCTGATACTAAAGAATCTTTTGGAGACTTCCAATACACAATTAATATTCTCGGACAAGACTATAAAATAGGTGGATTCAAAATATTTGTTAAAACAGTTGTCCCTGTTGGAAAAAAAGGTGCTAATGGCGGCATTGAAAATGCCAAAATAAAAATAAGATATGAACTAGATCCTAGTGAAAATAATTATCTTTTCCAATCAGCAGATAAGGTTTTTGCGATAAACAGAAGTAGCCAAATTGTTAATAAAAATGCCTATATTCCAATTTGAATTATTTTAAACGGAGTTCTATTTGCTTCAGTTTTTGCCTTGTATAGAAAGAAGGAGTACAAATAA
- a CDS encoding aromatic motif membrane protein: MKKSKFMLFAAIAFIPPIPLIIAASNHNKNTNSTDNNNNLAPKIDKLYKNPIVNEMLNFYTNNNDDLRKNYVSFQENRSNALFKELEYSFTYYPIFISNKASDGSSHYSRIINKAKDAIQKHLSQDWYWVLNNLDHFWFIFSPYNDLYKTFEGEKELFEKVHNELGSWTTNIKNKKPEAIFKYKFPDASSIIKKWVDKNKDKYKNIDPKSYVQNSISQIESWYLIFDTNKAIKVLKYLEDGKPKLQILTDLLLFKESATLEEQILALENEINSKREKDLLDDIEEKIGEAEDYANDDNDANTEANEEGESRLLRATESHSIDINKVLTEFLKSKGDKKFFEFHAKHQYNSHFVDAINTINKDNLSIYRFTMRNIDYEK, translated from the coding sequence ATGAAAAAATCTAAATTTATGTTGTTTGCTGCTATTGCTTTCATACCACCTATACCTCTTATAATTGCCGCAAGCAATCATAATAAAAATACTAATAGCACTGATAATAACAACAATTTAGCACCCAAAATAGACAAATTGTATAAAAATCCTATTGTGAATGAAATGCTTAATTTTTATACTAACAATAATGATGATTTACGTAAAAATTATGTCTCTTTTCAAGAAAACAGATCTAATGCACTTTTCAAAGAACTAGAGTATTCATTTACATATTACCCAATTTTTATTTCAAATAAAGCTTCTGATGGAAGTAGTCATTATTCAAGAATTATAAATAAAGCTAAAGATGCAATACAAAAGCATTTGTCGCAGGATTGGTATTGAGTTTTAAACAATCTTGATCATTTTTGATTTATTTTTTCTCCATATAATGATTTGTATAAAACATTTGAAGGAGAAAAAGAACTTTTTGAAAAAGTTCATAATGAGCTTGGTTCATGAACAACTAATATCAAAAATAAAAAGCCAGAAGCAATTTTTAAATATAAGTTTCCTGATGCTTCATCAATTATTAAAAAATGAGTAGATAAAAACAAGGATAAGTACAAAAATATTGATCCTAAATCTTATGTGCAAAATTCAATTAGTCAAATTGAATCATGGTACTTAATTTTTGACACTAATAAAGCTATAAAAGTGTTGAAATATTTAGAAGACGGCAAACCAAAATTGCAAATTTTGACTGACTTATTACTCTTCAAAGAATCAGCAACTCTTGAAGAACAAATTTTGGCACTTGAGAATGAAATAAATAGTAAACGTGAAAAAGATTTATTAGATGATATTGAAGAAAAAATTGGTGAAGCAGAAGATTATGCTAATGATGATAATGATGCAAATACTGAAGCCAATGAAGAAGGTGAATCTAGATTACTTCGCGCAACTGAATCGCATAGCATTGACATAAATAAGGTATTAACAGAATTTTTAAAATCAAAAGGTGATAAAAAATTCTTCGAGTTTCATGCTAAGCATCAATATAACTCACATTTTGTTGATGCTATAAATACTATAAATAAGGATAATTTGTCAATCTATAGATTTACAATGAGGAATATTGATTATGAAAAGTAG